Part of the Mycolicibacterium thermoresistibile genome, CGCGGGTCGGCCTGGTCAACGCGGTGATCCGGTTCGATGTCGAGACCGGTTCGGATTTTGTGTCGTTCGCGGTGCCGACGATCATGGGGGAGGTCCGCCGCCACTTCCGCGACAACAGCTGGTCGGTGAAGGTGCCTCGCCGGCTCAAGGAGCTGCACCTGCGGCTCGGCGCGGCCACCGCCGAACTGTCCCAACGCCTGGGCCGGGCGCCCACCGCATCCGAACTGGCCGAGGAGCTGGAGATGGATCGCGACGAGGTCATCGAAGGCCTGGTCGCCGGCAGCTCGTACAACACCCTGTCGATCGACAGCGGGGGGAGCGGCAGCGGAACCGAGGACGCCCCGGCCATCGCCGACACGCTCGGCGACGTCGACACCGGACTCGATCAGATCGAGAACCGGGAGGCGCTGCGTCCGCTGCTCGCGGCCCTTCCGGAACGGGAGCGCACGGTGTTGGTGCTCAGGTTCTTCGAATCGCTGACGCAGACTCAGATCGCCGAACGGGTGGGGATATCGCAGATGCACGTGTCCCGACTGCTGGCGAAGTCGTTAGCCCGCCTCCGGGATCAACTGGAATAGCCCGCCGGAACCGCCGTTGTCCCAGACGGAATCGGGAACGGTGGTGTTCAGCGGCAGCGTACCGTCCGGGTCGCAGATCTGCAGCAACCGCACCACGGCGGGGCTCGGCACCAGCGTCCAGGTGAGTTTCGCGTGCGCGCACCGTCCGTTGATGTCGTGTGCGGCGGAAAATCCTGCGATACCGAAGAATTCGACGCCGGTGAGATCCGCGACCAGATACTTGATGCGGCCGGCGTGGCGTAGCGCGTAGTCGACCAACTGCGGCGAGTTCGCCGCGTCGAGCTCCCCGTCGACTCGGATCACCACCGTCGCGGAGTTGACCCATCGGGTGGCGAAATCGGCGGCGTGGCAGGTGACGGC contains:
- a CDS encoding RNA polymerase sigma factor SigF yields the protein MTPQSSRASSKRQNPKRQSEYADVADMFRELRKLPAESKEFQRQRDRIVERCLPLADHIARRFDGRGEARDDLVQVARVGLVNAVIRFDVETGSDFVSFAVPTIMGEVRRHFRDNSWSVKVPRRLKELHLRLGAATAELSQRLGRAPTASELAEELEMDRDEVIEGLVAGSSYNTLSIDSGGSGSGTEDAPAIADTLGDVDTGLDQIENREALRPLLAALPERERTVLVLRFFESLTQTQIAERVGISQMHVSRLLAKSLARLRDQLE
- a CDS encoding STAS domain-containing protein, giving the protein MILPVPRPSPGGGEAVTCHAADFATRWVNSATVVIRVDGELDAANSPQLVDYALRHAGRIKYLVADLTGVEFFGIAGFSAAHDINGRCAHAKLTWTLVPSPAVVRLLQICDPDGTLPLNTTVPDSVWDNGGSGGLFQLIPEAG